A stretch of DNA from Schizosaccharomyces osmophilus chromosome 2, complete sequence:
GTAAATTTTAAATATACCGTGTATTCCCATCATTAAGACAGTTGCAATCAAAGGTAGCTTTTGCAAACGAATGGTGATTGGTATGATGAACATGACAGGAGCAACAGCGAAAACAAACAGGAAAAATAATCGAAACTCCTCAAAGATTTCAGTAAAAAAATACCACCAAAGTCCGATGTTAGGAGAGAGGTCGTGGGCGTTCATATACACATGAAGCGGAGCCATCAAGAAATTACatgattttaaaagaattgcaGAGCCGAACACTAGACAAGACatgtaaaataaaaaaacaagaagaatccaGGAAATGGACACTTTTGGGTTACTTCGCTTTAAGATAAAGTAGCTGGGGAACACGAGAGAAATTGAACTAGGATTGATAAATAGACTTAAGGCACTTGCACAGGCATATCCTACTTGGAAGCCTTGAATcgaaaaatatataaaagcCAAcgtaaaaaaattcaaaacaacGTCGCTTGAACAAGCAATAGTCGGAAGAAACGTAAGTGGATTCAGTAAATAACTATTACCATGGTTAGTACAATAAACGAATCGAAACCATATCAAAAgagaattaaaaaacaagaaaaggaaagcatCTAAAGCCAATGGATGGCTATCAAAGCATTCACAAAAGTCCTTACATGATATAAATCCACAAAGAAGAAGTTCCAGCATAAAGTTCTCTatgtttcttgttttcttgaaacttttttgaaatactgtaaacaaaccaacCGTTAGCTACA
This window harbors:
- the gab1 gene encoding Pig-U, Gab1; translation: MDSKEKLRLAFIAFFSFAIQYYLSSTNISKALSKRIEISTPISNFLRVQEGLFLYRRGLDPYSGGIYFQSPLLLFLHFSCELLGGLDAIRMLYSFLTVANGWFVYSISKKFQENKKHRELYAGTSSLWIYIIYLLNPLTFLPTIACSSDVVLNFFTLAFIYFSIQGFQVGYACASALSLFINPSSISLVFPSYFILKRSNPKVSISWILLVFLFYMSCLVFGSAILLKSCNFLMAPLHVYMNAHDLSPNIGLWWYFFTEIFEEFRLFFLFVFAVAPVMFIIPITIRLQKLPLIATVLMMGIHGIFKIYPSIADYSLFLSLLATFGKVQENMKYSLLANNVIVFALVLGTTFYHSWITLGCGNANFFYASNLILAVGISLKAMDFLRAVLMVEWKSEHPERRNESLVQVP